The following DNA comes from Quercus robur chromosome 1, dhQueRobu3.1, whole genome shotgun sequence.
GTTATTACAATTATGTggtttcatattatatatattaaaggaattagaaaatataaatagttaagattaatataataaaaaatacattcctttagtgaattaaaaaaatattgaattatttCAAACTAATTGAAGGGCAcgattattttttatatttcattgcATGGGtggttaaatttatttatttatttttttttttacctttggaTGGTTTTTGTTTCAATTGTACCCAAAACAACTAAATATGATAAGTAATGTCATAttctaaatcaatttttttaagtattccaaataatttttttcttatataacttttataattaaaaccataaaactTCCTTTATATAAGTGATTATTGCACCATCTAAAGATGATTAGTACATGTCAACCACCTCTACCTTCCCTTCCATTGTCTACttatctcaaaataaaaaaataaaaataaaaatccatagAAATAAATGCATTCACCTTGTTAACACATGGaaatttatacatataatttGACATAAATGCAAGTTTCGATGAGAGGAAAGGCTAATTGAAAAGAATTCATTCTCATTCTCAAGGaagggttatttatttattttatatatagagtcGTAGATATAGATATAATGTGATAAAATCCAATATTCCACTCGTTTCATCAGCTAGAGTAGGCCTTGCAGTGATCTACTTAGTTGTTACTACTTTGGTTTTAGGGATGGTTTAAGGGAAGAGTTTAAGGAATTGTGaatgaattttttaagaaaaactttCCTGGTCCTTCTAGAActttttataatagtttttttttattattatttaaatttcaggTAAAATATCATCCATAATATAGATTACAGAAATTTCTAGGATTATATACAATCTTATACCAAAATGTTCAATAATGCCGAAAAAGAACTATTTTTACAAAGTTAAGAAATACATGATTTCATTATCACGAGTGTGGCACCTTTTTATAATTAACACAAACTTAGTCTCCATTTGTTTCGGTGTCAatgtaaaatgatttccctGACTACCCAAATGGTTTAATGGCACCTCCCTTGTTACTAAGGGTTTGAAAGGAGCGGAAGAGTTCAGGTAATAAGTAGaacattcaaaaaagaaatgtaaaatgattttggggaaaattatttgttttccGTCATTTTGGTTGAAAATAGAACTTTCTAATTTTTGATTTGCACATAAAATTCTCGGACAATGGTGATTGGCGGCAGtaaaatggtggtggtggtggctgagtGGTCAGCAATATAATACAATTACCACCATCACCTACCACTGATAGACTGTTGTGACCGGAATAATTTAATGAATATAAAAGATAGTTAGTTAATTCAAGATGACCAATTTTCTAAacttgagagagaaaatatattttttgattaattttatatttaattctCAAGGGAATTCTAGCattttgtccttattttttttttttaaatttagcaatatgtccctattttgaaactatttaggtccatgctcctcttttgaaactcgattttgagaaaatcgagttttcaatgaaaaactcaattgctttaaaatcgagttatgcctgatcaaacttaaaaaaaaaaaaaaaaaaaaaaaaaaaaaaaaaaaaaattgcatggaacttgagttcaaggagctcgagttccatttaaaacgctactataggtctCCCTGAACGCAGCTAtagatcaaacttaaaaaaataaaaaaaaataaaaaaattgcatagaaCTCGAGTTCAGGGAGCTCGAATTCcatttaaaatgtcactataggtctCCTTGAACGTAACTATAGGtatggaactcgagctccaagaactcgagttccatgcaattttatttattttatttatttataagtttgatcgagcataactcgattttaaagcaatcgagtttttcattgaaactcgattttgagaaaatcaagtttcaaaataggaacatggacctaaatagtttcaaaatagggacatattgctaaatttaaaaaaaaaataaggacaaaatGCTAGAATTCCCGTAACCTTTACCAAGAAGGACAGGTttcctatttcttttctcttgttTAATTTATAGGAACAGGAAACACTTCATTTTATCATGATTTTGAAACTCCGACCGTTCAATGAATCGTAAAAGGTAAAGGTTCAAAGTTTTTAAGGTCAGACCGAGATCGAATCATGATGAcgtaataattaatttaatataaaaataaataaaataaaaatgtaaaattagcTATCTTCAAAGATTAGGTAGATAtttcttctattatttcaattgtTTTAGCACAATAGTACAACATAACAATATTTCAAAAACTAATATCTCAACTAAAAATAGtcagattttttatttgtaataaaaaatactCAGATTTCAATcttactaaataaaaatcaatactaatagtttaaaatttaaagttttaaacataaGAAATCTTTTCTTaaccaaaatataataataataataataaaatataaaacatgcAATGCAATGCACTTTAAAACTTTAAAGGAATCTGGTGGAGGGTTGGGCATGGTTCTAGAAAGAATTTTTGGGTGGATAACTGGGTGAGAGGACAATCCTTGAGGGAGCTTATTGAGGAGCCTTTAACCAGGGATGATATGATGCTTGCTATAGCTAATTTTCGAGATAACATTGACTGGAAGTGGGAGATTTTGTCTTTTGCTTTGCCTCCCTCGATTAAAGAGAAAATCCAAGCCATTCCTTTTCAAGAATATGGCTCTGGGGAGGATGTGTTATTATGGAAGTTTACAAAAGATGGTGACTTTTCTTCTAATTCAGCCTATCTCAGTTTAATGGCTGATTTGGGTGAGGTTAATACCTTTAAGGGGGCTTGGATTTGGAAAGTAGACACTTTACTGAAgattattagttttttatggCTCTGTATGCATAAGAGTGTGCCTGTGAGGAATGTTCTTGCTGACAGGGGCATTAATTGCAGCAGGTTATGTCTAGTGTGCAGAAATCAAGTAGAATCTATAGACCACTTGTTGAGAGAGTGTTTGTTTGCTCAATATTTTTGGTCTAGGATGGGGGTGTCTCATTTATTTATGGCCAGGCACACTCAGAGTCTAGAAGATTGGCTCTATGAGAACTATCTTAGCAAGCGGACTCAGCAGAATCATATTCCGTGGggtattatttttccttttgccATATGGAATCTTTCGAAACATCATAATAGGGTAATGTTTGATAATGCTCCCCTTAATCTCAATCTTCATAGCTATTGTCTTGCCCAAGTTGTGGAGTTTTTCTATTGTGTTGGTACTATGAGGAAAACTAAACAGAAAACTATTGTACAGGTGAAAAGGTTCAAGCCCCCTATTGGATGGTTTAAACTTAATTCGGATGGGGCTTCATGTGGAAACCTAGGCAAAGCGAGAGGTGGTGGCCTTATAAGGGATTGCAATGGGTTGTGGATTAAAGGGTTTGCGAGATCTGTTGGATTCGCTATTAGCATTACTGCTGAGTTTTGGGCATTAAGAGATGGGTTGAAGCTTGCCTTGAATGAAGGAATCCAGCGACTGATTGTGGAGTTAGATACGAAAGTGGTGGTGGACCTTATTAAATCTAATACAGCCACTAATAAGCCGTATGCCCCTCTCTTATATGATTGCAGGTGCTTGCTGACAAGGTTCATCCAAGTTCAAGTGGTTCATGTGTGTAGAGAAAGAAATCGCTGTGCAGATGCACTTGCAAGATGGGGTAGCAACATGGCGGAAGTTTATGCTGTTTTTGATAGTCCGCCAAGTACTAATGTTATGTATTTAGTCAATATGGATAATGTTGGCCTGTTTGTTAATAGGGTTTCAAAACTTGattctaagagcatccacaccaGCTCGTGTaaatttatcatctattttacatggaaaaaactactttttctattttacactatcgCATTTttaaaacacccacatcagttcatctattttacaaatctattctaataaaaatattattattatttttttattattagttattaaaacaatttttctctcttttccttacCCGTTTCTCTCATTTCTCACCCGTTTCTCTCATTTCAGCAAAGTcacccttttctctctttcagcTCAGTCACCCTTTTCACTCTTCCCCTCAGTCACTCCCAGCTCGCCAATCCAACTCACTCCCAGCTCGCTGATCCAGCTCGTCGCTGCCGCTGCCTTAGCCACCAGTCGAATCGGCCTCCTTTCGCTTTCGCCCTCCCTCTCTCCTCCACAACTGACCCTTCGCCTCCCACCTCCAACCGATGACAGCAGTGGAAGATCCGGCGGCAGCAATGGAAGACCCGACAGCAGCAGTGGCAGCAGATCGGGCGGCAGATCCGGCTCCGTTGGTCTGGGTTTTCCGGTGGGTGTGTActgtttttgggtttggtttcccggtgatttttaattgattttgagtttggttgatttttgggtttttgttgatttggggttgggttgatttttgggtttttgttgattttaggtTGGGTTGATTTTTAAGTTTCTGTTGATTTTGGGATATTTTTCTATGCTAGGTTGTGGTGTTTGGTGGTGGCGctgggtttggtggttgggtTTGGTGTAGTttggcggtggcggtggcgcTTGGATATTCTTCTTCCTTGCCGCGTTAGTTTGTTGCAGTttgagagaggaaagagaaacaaataataaaaaattatttacacattgaacagtaaccgtgcatatatgcacggttgcTGTTCCTTTACACATCCGGGTGTATATTTTACACATCTTTACACtcactgatgtgggtgtttttttgcctaaaatgtgtaaaacttacatctttttctattttagaagaCTTTACATGagctgatgggaatgctctaactCTACTGTGAGTTAGTCTGTTATGTGTATTTCGATTTCCccttaaccaaaaaataaaaaaaataaaaaaataaaaaactagagCCCACTCACTCGTTCAAAGAGAAAAGTCTTATCTAACATATACTATATTGTTTTTAAATCTATTACCCCACTTCCCAAAGCTTAGGTGTTCTTccccaaaatataaatataaaatcgaCCTGCTCCTTCTCATAGCCTCAGAACTCACTTGCTCCTTCTCACAAACTCAGATTTTTCTTTCctcaatactctctctctctctctctctctcttctcttcacAACGAACATGACTACGACAGTCAAGCTCCCCTCCGACCAAAATCAAGATCTTGCGATGGTAAGTTGTTTGCAGCAAAAGGAATGGAGTCAAGTTAGTCCATTCCTTGTCCAAATGGTCTTGACAGTTTGGACTTCCGGCGATGTGAGCAAATAGAGATTaccagttcttttttttttttgaaaatatatgaagaaaGTATGTTACCGACCCGTAAACCCGTGACCGGTTTAGAAACCCGTGCGGTTTAACCACGGTTTCCAGCAAAAGTTAAATTTCCAGTTTTATCAgtttaaaaaactgaaaatcatGCCTTTTATTGCGTGATTATGTGTGTCACCGACGCTGCGTGATCTGTATATATAGGGCAGCAGTCAGGCTCTTCATAGCAAGCGTCTTTCAGAAGCAGCGTTAGGGTCTCTCTCAGGTgtggttctctctcttttactcTCTGGTTTATTCATTTGTATGGCTTCCTTGTAATTGATTTGGCTAGAGCGCGAATTGTTTGCCTGTTTGGCTTGTTGTTCTCTAATTAGGGTTTCGATCGACCGTATATGATATACCAAAACCCAATTCTATTTTCTGTCTTCAATTTCTGCCTCTTTCCAGTGCTTCTTCATGGATTGGATTTCCCGCATGCTAGGGTTTGAAAAATTGGATCCTCTGTGTGTTTGgtattttgatttgggttttggggtttcAAGTTAATGATGGTATATTTCTAGGTTTGGGGTTGATTTCGAAGTTGGTTCTTTCATTTTGGTTGTGTCAATCTGACTTGGTTTGCCTTGCGTTTGGACATGTTGTTGATGTGGTTTGTGTTGTGCTCTGTTCAAGCGTCTGTATGTTATGTTTCCTTGTTGATGTGGTTTGTGTTGTGCTCTGTTTAAGCGTTTGTATGTTATGTTTCCTTGCTACTGTACTGTGTTTGAGATTTGTGTCCAAAACATGCTTGTGTGAATGACTTGTAGTTGTATGTTACTTCCTTTTTACCTTTTTGTTCAGTTTGCCTTGATTGTTCCTTGCCCGTGAGTGGATCTTTACTGAGAAAAGAATGCAAAACTCATGTTATATCTCTCTCTGGTCTCAGAGATCGAATCATGGCAGATTATGAGGACTATGAGGTTGTAACTTTTCCAGACTTCAAAGAATTCACCtgtcaatttgaaaaaaaagaagaaaaaggcaaAGGCAAATCTGATCCCAAtatccatcaaaaaaaaaaagcaaactcGTTGTTCTCAAACTGTGACTATTGCCCTCAACCCCCTTTGTCCACCCTTGCCCTCTCTATGTCCAACTCTACCTTTGCCCCTGTTTGCCCCCTTGCCCTTGAAGTTCACGGATCTTACCCATGTTGGAAATGGATCCCTGAGACACAGGTATGTGCTACATTGTGTGGGTGAGTGTGTCTCTTTACTTTTTTATGAGAAGGTTTTCAATTAAATCTGCTTGTTTCTCAGCTTTGTGAACAGGAACGAAATGAATTTTCTCTCAATGGACAGTCGTTGTTAGAGCGCTACAACAAAATTAAggtttatttcttcttcttcttcttcttcttaatatcCATCTATATATGCTTTATAACTCTTTGTTAATTCtttgattatgaacaattggtGTAGggtacaaattttgaatttgtgagaCTTGTGAAGATCCAGTTGATTCCCAGTAGTGGAATAACGTATTTTATTCAATTCGAGGCCAAGCCCAACAGTATTGAGTACACTCTAAAAACCTTTGAAGGTTCCATGTTCAAGTCTTATGTCCATTCTAATAGTAGATTGTGGCCCATGTCTTGTAAACTATTATGCCCCAATTCTCAACGGTATGTGCTTCCTGGACCTAGCGTGTGGACAATATAACCATGAATAGGGAAGTTTTGTCACGACCCAAATCTGTATTTCAGAGTTTAGAGCATGACCGGCATGTTAATATCAAATTAATCTCAATATTAACACGAACCAACCTAATCTGAAGGTACATATCAAGAACTATTGCTTGACTTCTTGCTTATTTTCTTGCATAAAAgccaatatataaacaaaaatgatggcAACCCTGAGACTTCATTTTTCTTCGAACTTGGAAAAAAAACCACTTGGCTGAAACTTAAGGTATTCAAGTAAAAATTTACATAGCTAAACGTTTAGCAAAACTCTTATTACAAACCTAACCCCAAAGACATACAACTGGGGTTCAAAACAAACTACAATACCGAATTACATCTGTGCTCAAAGGATCAAGTACATCTTGATTCCTTctatacaacaaaagagctaacTACTATACAACAAAACTCTACATTCtaataaaatgagaaa
Coding sequences within:
- the LOC126692397 gene encoding uncharacterized protein LOC126692397, translated to MADYEDYEVVTFPDFKEFTCQFEKKEEKGKGKSDPNIHQKKKANSLFSNCDYCPQPPLSTLALSMSNSTFAPVCPLALEVHGSYPCWKWIPETQLCEQERNEFSLNGQSLLERYNKIKGTNFEFVRLVKIQLIPSSGITYFIQFEAKPNSIEYTLKTFEGSMFKSYVHSNSRLWPMSCKLLCPNSQRYVLPGPSVWTI